In Caldalkalibacillus uzonensis, the DNA window TCCCCTTCACCGTCCACATATCGGATGACACTATAAAAGGGGGTTTCTTTTAGAACCTCACTTAGTATCTCTTTCCGTTCTATTAAACCAAGGGAGCGCAAATCCTCTCCATCATAATGAAGTATATCAAATGCCACAAACTGTACAGCAGGACCGCTACCACCCTGAAAACGCCTCATAACAAGTTCAAAATCAGGCTTGCCCGTTTCCCTATCTAAAACCACAACCTCTCCGTCAAGTATGATGTCTTTGCTATTTAAAACAGGAACATTAAGGAGTTCTGGGTACTTAAGGGTGCAATTGTTACCGTGCCGGGTATAGAGCTTGACTTCATCTCCTATTTTGGAGACTAACAGCCTGTGCCCATCAAATTTTGGTTCAAAGATATATTTATCATCACTGAAAGGTTTATCTGAAGTTTCACATAACATAGATACCAAGAACATATGCTACACCTACCTTACCGTAATTATAAACGGTAAGATAGGTAAATTAGACTAGGAAATAAAGGGAATATTACCTTATACTATGATGATGGGATAATCACCTTTTCAAAGTTCTAAGCCTGACAGCATCCCAAAAATATATTTCCCCGGGCAAGCGCACGAATTGACAAAAATAGATGATTTAAAAAAAGTATGTCGAGATTTTTTAGATTCCGCCTCACAATGGAAATCCTTACCTTCAGCTAACGGTAGGCGCTCGCCAACCCCCGTTCGGGACTTTTACCCTATAGCAACGCACCCATGCCGGGCGCACATAAATCAAGAAACCTCACCTTATGGTGAGGTCGCTTTTACTCAAAACAAGCAACATATATCTATTTACAGGATTTTTCCATTTCTCAACAAAAATTTAAAGGCATCTGAAACAATAGTGCTTTGCATAAGGTTCTCATTATTTCTGTAATAGCTAGCGGAAATTTTTTTTATTGTCACATCAACATCAGTTATAATTTTGAAACTGGAATAGTCAAATTTATTCCCATCAAAAATCGCTTCCATAAATCGATTTGAGGAATTGCCGTTGGATAGTAAAAGGTCAAAGATAACCTTACCGGTAAAATTATTCTGCAAATCACTTTCTATACTTTCA includes these proteins:
- a CDS encoding ATP-dependent DNA ligase, encoding MLCETSDKPFSDDKYIFEPKFDGHRLLVSKIGDEVKLYTRHGNNCTLKYPELLNVPVLNSKDIILDGEVVVLDRETGKPDFELVMRRFQGGSGPAVQFVAFDILHYDGEDLRSLGLIERKEILSEVLKETPFYSVIRYVDGEGEALFEAIQRHDLEGIVAKRKDSKYEGKRSKAWLKTINYKYETVEIAGYRKDEFGWLAEVNGRPVGVIELGVPPKHKYVFYEVSRQLIVEETEDIVRLEPLIKAKVKFRNWTRKGFMRSPVFIDFVTEGTEKTS
- a CDS encoding type II toxin-antitoxin system RnlB family antitoxin, whose protein sequence is MKTFEIKKVEEPNNVCLILSNSYINPLEELESIESDLQNNFTGKVIFDLLLSNGNSSNRFMEAIFDGNKFDYSSFKIITDVDVTIKKISASYYRNNENLMQSTIVSDAFKFLLRNGKIL